The proteins below come from a single Lineus longissimus chromosome 5, tnLinLong1.2, whole genome shotgun sequence genomic window:
- the LOC135488617 gene encoding zinc finger protein 253-like: MTSWRQKIIGPSDDWLTNVSTRYKGFTCSFCSKVLPGKRDFASHILGCTGGWPATTLPRFKLFDTQCSFCRKVFPGKASLESYLRIHTGEKPFNCSFCGRSFRRNDHVELHGRIHTGEKPYECQICGKAFSDPSAARKHTKLKFYVTLFTYHLNSIFQVSGSLDIWPAISTHIKVCPFCKKPFCGKSALEIHLRTHTGEKPFKCSFCGKAFSRKQHVTLHERIHTGEKPYKCDICGKAFTDSSNKRAHLAKCLQQSLFTNRSAFYELKLMMPLSFYFQIFDPGSISHSSPIALPRNAVACPICTKLFMNKKALEGHYRTHTGDKPFTCSYCGKGFSWKNHWKTHERIHTGEKPYKCQICGRSFADSSAFRRHKLMHMKLT; encoded by the exons atgacgtcatggcgtcagaag ATCATTGGTCCGTCTGATGATTGGCTGACGAACGTTTCTACACGATATAAGGGCTTTACATGCTCATTCTGTAGCAAAGTGTTACCGGGGAAACGTGACTTTGCATCTCAC ATACTTGGCTGCACAGGTGGTTGGCCGGCCACAACTTTACCCCGTTTTAAGCTATTTGATACTCAATGCTCATTCTGTCGTAAGGTCTTCCCAGGAAAAGCTTCCCTCGAATCTTACCTGAGAatccacactggtgaaaaaccattcaattgTTCATTCTGTGGGAGGAGTTTTCGCCGCAATGATCATGTGGAGTTACATGGAAggattcatacaggagagaaaccatatgaatgTCAGATTTGTGGGAAGGCATTTTCTGATCCTTCAGCTGCCCGAAAGCATACAAAATTG AAATTCTATGTTACCTTATTTACATATCATCTCAATTCTATTTTTCAGGTTTCTGGTTCTTTGGATATTTGGCCTGCGATTTCAACTCATATAAAGGTCTGCCCGTTCTGTAAAAAACCCTTTTGCGGGAAAAGTGCACTAGAAATTCATCTCAGGACccacactggtgaaaaaccattcaagtgCTCCTTCTGTGGGAAGGCCTTTAGCCGTAAACAACACGTAACGCTTCATGAGAGGATCCATACAGGAGAAAAGCCTTATAAGTGTGACATTTGTGGGAAGGCTTTTACTGATAGCTCTAATAAGAGGGCCCACTTGGCAAAATGTTTGCAGCAGAG TTTGTTTACCAACAGGA GTGCGTTTTATGAGTTGAAGTTAATGATGCCCCTCTCTTTCTACTTTCAGATATTTGATCCCGGCTCGATCAGTCACAGTTCCCCAATAGCTTTACCACGAAATGCTGTCGCGTGTCCCATTTGTACCAAGCTCTTCATGAATAAGAAGGCATTGGAGGGTCATTACCGCACACACAccggtgataaaccattcaccTGCTCATACTGTGGAAAAGGCTTCTCTTGGAAAAATCATTGGAAAACGCACGAgaggattcatactggagaaaagcCTTACAAATGTCAGATTTGTGGCAGAAGTTTTGCTGATAGCTCAGCGTTTCGGAGGCACAAGCTGATGCACATGAAGCTAACGTAG
- the LOC135488618 gene encoding zinc finger protein OZF-like, translating into MAPKVWRIEIHSKVYTSYLHFYFQIFVHHPWYQRNEDGLMTCTFCQKLFSSKGNLKVHLRTHTGERPYQCPYCGKAYSRRQSMVKHERTHTGERPYQCSYCGKGFIRKQAVVKHERIHTGEKPFECSLCGKAFSEKQHLTRHFRIHTGEKPYECGIGQHSWSPSSLVEFRDPIQLVTCTYCNKFFDNRNLLEIHMRVHTREKPFKCSYCGKGFAQKGNLKTHERIHTGEKPYAYFSIWLVSWFVQKRELTTEISLHELDSLAMSVVCEGRVCPFCGKDCRKNSALKAHIRIHTGEKPFKCSFCGRGHSHKDQLKRHERVHTGEKPYKCHICGRAFTQSGSLRSHMIYHNFPSNCEIPDRLILSKRSSCFYFQICQLGIWPDDVSRGVYACQFCGQDFHKNSALEAHLRMHTGNKPFGCSYCGKAFSEKHHLKRHERIHTGEKPYKCDICQRAFNQSGSLKSHKLVHLKPPS; encoded by the exons ATGGCACCAAAAGTTTGGAGGATAGAAATCCATAGTAAAGTTTATACTTCATATCTGCATTTCTACTTCCAGATATTTGTTCACCATCCTTGGTATCAACGAAACGAGGATGGGCTCATGACCTGTACATTCTGCCAAAAGTTATTCAGTTCAAAAGGCAATTTGAAGGTTCATCTCCGCACTCATACTGGTGAAAGACCATACCAGTGTCCTTACTGTGGGAAAGCTTATAGTCGGAGACAGTCAATGGTGAAGCATGAAAGGACTCACACGGGAGAAAGACCATATCAGTGTTCTTACTGTGGGAAAGGCTTCATTCGGAAACAAGCAGTGGTTAAACATGAAaggattcacacaggagaaaaaccatttgagTGCTCACTCTGTGGGAAAGCGTTCTCTGAAAAGCAGCACTTAACTCGGCACTTTAGAatccacacaggagagaaaccatacgAATGTGGT ATCGGCCAGCATTCCTGGTCTCCTAGTTCGCTCGTTGAGTTCAGGGATCCTATCCAACTTGTGACGTGCACCTATTGTAATAAGTTCTTCGACAATAGAAATCTCCTTGAAATCCACATGAGGGTCCACACTAGGGAAAAGCCATTCAAGTGTTCTTACTGTGGAAAAGGCTTCGCTCAGAAGGGGAATCTGAAGACGCATGAAAggattcacacaggagagaaaccatacgCAT ATTTCTCGATATGGCTGGTCTCCTGGTTTGTGCAAAAGAGGGAACTCACCACTGAAATCTCT TTGCATGAACTTGATAGTTTGGCCATGAGTGTTGTCTGTGAAGGACGTGTTTGCCCGTTCTGCGGAAAAGACTGCCGTAAAAACAGCGCGCTCAAGGCTCATATTCGTatccacactggtgaaaaaccattcaagtgCTCCTTCTGTGGACGAGGCCACAGTCATAAGGATCAGCTAAAACGACACGAACGTGTCCACACGGGAGAAAAGCCGTACAAATGTCACATTTGTGGCCGAGCGTTTACCCAAAGTGGCAGCTTGAGGTCGCACATG ATTTATCATAATTTTCCATCAAATTGTGAAATTCCTGATAGACTGATATTAAGTAAGAGGTCTTCCTGTTTCTACTTCCAGATATGTCAACTTGGTATTTGGCCTGATGACGTTTCTCGAGGAGTATATGCTTGCCAATTCTGTGGTCAAGATTTCCACAAAAATAGTGCACTTGAGGCTCACCTTCGTATGCACACTGGTAACAAACCGTTCGGGTGTTCATACTGTGGAAAGGCCTTCAGTGAAAAGCACCACTTAAAGAGACATGAGCGAatccatacaggagagaaaccatataaaTGTGACATTTGTCAGAGAGCTTTCAACCAGAGCGGCAGCTTGAAATCACATAAGTTGGTGCACTTGAAACCACCATCTTAG